A region from the Spiroplasma taiwanense CT-1 genome encodes:
- a CDS encoding FtsX-like permease family protein, translated as MMPLEKTRQILDQITQIVNITMILFMVIALIVSITIILLTTGLIIYENNQFIATMKILGYSNKYIVRQILGMYLLPIVLMFILGVTLGWFIFAYVADLLALSTSWVLPVTFVWWIPLSVFAIIMAIYIISFAIGWKNIQKINPLEALKIID; from the coding sequence ATGATGCCATTAGAAAAAACAAGACAAATTTTAGATCAAATTACTCAAATTGTTAATATAACTATGATTCTATTTATGGTTATAGCATTAATTGTTTCAATTACAATAATCTTGCTGACAACAGGGTTAATAATTTATGAAAATAATCAATTTATTGCTACTATGAAAATACTTGGTTATTCAAACAAATATATTGTAAGACAAATTTTAGGAATGTACTTATTGCCAATAGTATTAATGTTTATTTTAGGAGTTACTTTAGGTTGATTTATTTTTGCTTATGTTGCAGATTTACTTGCTTTGTCAACTTCTTGGGTATTGCCTGTTACTTTTGTATGATGAATTCCATTAAGTGTTTTTGCAATTATTATGGCAATTTATATAATTAGTTTTGCAATTGGTTGAAAGAATATTCAAAAAATAAATCCACTTGAGGCATTAAAAATAATAGATTAA
- a CDS encoding ABC transporter ATP-binding protein, whose product MNFLVKKGAVFGYLGPNGAGKSTTIRSLMGFIKPNSGASKILDLNKKTENIEEIISYDSWTDSDKIQKIIGYVPGEIAFPENMTGIELLKMVFKLRNMSDWNDVKKQIYYWKFDPSLKIKKMSKGMKQKLALCIAWMHNPDIIILDEPTTGLDPLMQEKFVNLVKKSKKEGKTIILSSHIFSEIEKHVIMFQL is encoded by the coding sequence ATTAATTTTTTAGTAAAAAAAGGAGCAGTTTTTGGTTATTTAGGTCCAAATGGGGCTGGAAAATCCACAACGATTCGTTCTTTAATGGGGTTTATAAAACCAAATAGTGGAGCATCAAAAATATTAGATTTAAATAAAAAAACAGAAAATATTGAAGAAATAATTTCTTATGATTCTTGAACTGATAGTGATAAAATTCAAAAAATAATTGGTTATGTTCCTGGGGAAATTGCTTTTCCAGAAAATATGACTGGAATTGAATTACTAAAAATGGTTTTTAAACTTAGAAATATGTCAGATTGAAATGATGTAAAAAAACAAATTTATTATTGAAAATTTGACCCAAGTTTAAAAATTAAAAAAATGTCAAAAGGGATGAAACAAAAATTAGCTTTATGTATAGCATGAATGCATAATCCAGATATTATAATACTTGATGAACCAACAACTGGTTTAGATCCTTTAATGCAAGAAAAATTTGTAAATCTTGTTAAGAAATCAAAAAAAGAAGGAAAGACAATAATTTTATCTAGTCATATTTTTTCTGAAATTGAAAAACATGTGATTATGTTTCAATTGTAA
- a CDS encoding FtsX-like permease family protein — MILSAFNLTTIALLIIILLISVFTIVLITRKQIDNMKRQIGCLKSLGYKKNEVIIRFISTPLIVSIMGTLLGYFISIFISSVIVKFFSNYFNIAFIGFSFNIFALILSILFIWALLNFTVVIMAIFTIKNSALNLLKGNASKGISKFGFFIKKTSPKWSFNSHLRSALLTTSLGKFFGVSATMLLGTFMLTTTIIAPKVLKDNKTATFNGLNFEN, encoded by the coding sequence ATGATCTTAAGTGCTTTTAATTTGACAACAATTGCATTATTAATAATAATATTATTAATATCTGTTTTTACAATTGTTTTAATTACAAGAAAACAAATTGATAACATGAAAAGGCAAATTGGTTGTTTAAAATCTCTTGGTTATAAAAAAAATGAAGTTATAATTAGATTTATTTCAACACCTTTAATTGTTTCAATCATGGGAACTTTATTGGGTTATTTTATATCTATTTTCATAAGTTCAGTTATTGTAAAATTTTTCTCCAATTATTTTAATATAGCGTTTATTGGATTTAGTTTTAATATTTTTGCTTTAATTTTATCAATTTTATTTATTTGAGCATTATTAAATTTTACTGTAGTAATTATGGCAATTTTTACAATAAAAAATTCTGCTTTAAATTTATTAAAGGGAAATGCAAGTAAAGGTATTTCAAAATTTGGGTTTTTCATTAAAAAAACTTCACCAAAATGAAGTTTTAATTCTCATTTAAGATCTGCACTACTAACAACATCATTGGGAAAATTTTTTGGAGTAAGCGCAACAATGTTGCTTGGTACTTTTATGTTAACAACAACAATCATAGCACCAAAAGTTTTAAAAGATAATAAAACTGCAACTTTTAATGGTTTAAATTTTGAAAATTAA